GAATCTATGTTCTCTTTTTTGTGACTGATGGTTCAGTAAATGATGGAACACTTCCGAGAAAACCAGTTGAAGATATTTATGACAAAACATGTTGAATTAACCTGATGAAAAAAGCAGGGGCATGTTGCCTCTGTGAGCATGCCTCTCGTAACCTTCAGGGATATAATAACCATTGTTATTGGGTGAATCTATGTTCTCTTTTTGTGACTGATGGTTCAGTAAATGATGGAACACTTTGAGAAAACCTGTTTAAGATATTTATGTCAAAACATGTTGTATTAACCTGATGAAAAAAGCAGGGGCATGTTGCCTCTGTGAGCATGCCTCTCGTAACCTTCAGGGATATAATAATCATTGTTATTGGGTGAAtctatgttttctttttgtGACTGATGGTTCAGTAAATGATGGAACACTTTGAGAAAACCTGTTTAAGATATTTATGTCAAAACATGTTGTATTAACCTGATGAAAAAAGCAGGGGCATGTTGCCTCTGTGAGCATGCCTCTCGTAACCTTCAGGGATATAATAATCATTGTTATTGGGTGAAtctatgttttctttttgtGACTGATGGTTCAGTAAATGATGGAACACTTCGAGAAAACCTGTTTAAGATATTTATGACAAAACATGTTGAATTAACCTGATGAAAAAAGCAGGGGCATGTTGCCTCTGTGAGCATGCCTCTCGTAACCTTCAGGGATATAATAATCATTGTTATTGGGTGAAtctatgttttctttttgtGACTGATGGTTCAGTAAATGATGGAACACTTTGAGAAAACCTGTTTAAGATATTTATGTCAAAACATGTTGTATTAACCTGATGAAAAAAGCAGGGGCATGTTGCCTCTGTGAGCATGCCTCTCGTAACCTTCAGGGATATAATAATCATTGTTATTGGGTGAAtctatgttttctttttgtGACTGATGGTTCAGTAAATGATGGAACACTTCGAGAAAACCTGTTTAAGATATTTATGACAAAACATGTTGAATTAACCTGATGAAAAAAGCAGGGGCATGTTGCCTCTGTGAGCATGCCTCTCGTAACCTTCAGGGATATAATAATCATTGTTATTGGGTGAATCTATGTTCTCTTTTTGTGACTGATGGTTCAGTAAATGATGGAACACTTTGAGAAAACCTGTTTAAGATATTTATGTCAAAACATGTTGTATTAATCTGATGAAAAAAGCAGGGGCATGTTGCCTCTGTGAGCATGCCTCTCGTAACCTTCAGGGATATAATAATCATTGTTATTGGGTGAAtctatgttttctttttgtGACTGATGGTTCAGTAAATGATGGAACACAGTGCTTTTGTTGCACCATGAATTTGATTTAAGATTTGTCTGTTCTGATGTAAAGATGTCTTAACTGTTTTCGTGTTAAAAATGGTTTTCGGTTGTTTTAAGGGAAGTGCTTAGTGAATATCTTCCTCTGTGACATATCTGTGGTTGATTTCATGTTTTATgttgtaaaatttatttttggtttttctatgtgaacttattttctttaatatataGTTAGGACACATTTATATTAAGTGAGCAGTTGGGTGAAAAAAGTAGTGGTCTGCTGCCTTTGTAGGCAGTTCTCTTTTTGTGACTTCAGGTTCTGTAAAGGATGGAACATGATTTTTCATTAATAGTTACCAATTTTGTTTAATTGCCACAGTACATTTTGGTAGAGGATGTTGCAATCGACATCTAATAATATGGCtgtatttaaaatttgtgtCTTGTTAACAGATAAAAAACTGTATTTCTACGTTGTTGcaatttttatcatattattctcCTTTTAATAACCATTATTGTTGGTTAACTTCTGTTACATGTTTGTAACTTTGCCTTTTATATTGTACTTGCAGAACACTAGGGAAACTGCGTTTGCAATTAGGAAGTTGCCCTTGGTTAAGGCTAAAAGGTACTTGGAAGATGTTCTTGCCCACAAACAGGCCATTCCATTCAGACGTTTCTGTCGTGGTGTTGGAAGGACAGCCCAAGCAAAGAGTAGACACTCTAATGGCCAAGGAAGGTGGCCTGTCAAATCAGCAAAATTCATCCTTGATTTGCTTAAAAATGCCGAGAGCAATGCTGAAGTATGTATATACTCTATTTTGCTTTTTCATGAGCATTTTATGTGACTGTCTCCGAAATTGTTTTACTGAAAATTGCTTAATTTCAGGTGAAAGGTTTGGATGTTGATGCGCTTTACATTTCCCATATCCAAGTCAATCAAGCGCAAAAGCAAAGACGCCGAACATACCGAGCCCATGGAAGAATCAATCGTACGTTCAAATATTtaacattttgttttaattgtttGATATGTTTTACACAATTTTATTTATGGGGACTGTTTTTGCAGCTTATATGTCATCCCCGTGCCACATAGAATTGATATTGTCGGAAAAGGAAGAACCCGTAAGGAAGGAGGTATTGGATTCATCTGTTTGCTAAGTATTCATcttttgctgtttttgttttcttttttcgaTGATTTATTATCTGATTATTAATTCTTTTGTTCGTCCGTAGCCCGAGACAAATTTGGCAACAAGCAAGAAGTCCCAAGCTCTACGAAGTGGTGCCTCTTCTTAGGTTtcattggttttatttttctgctatTGCTTGATGAAGTTTCATACACTCTGTTTCAAATTAATTGTTTAATTGGAAAACTTCGTTTAGTATAGACTGCGTTTTTTCACTCGAATGGCTACTTGTTGTTTCTAAAGAAATACTAAATATTGAAAAACAATGTggtattatattttttcttcttactATTATACTTTGCGATTAATGAAACGATGAATCTTCAAAACATCTAAAGTAATTTAATTATTGTGATCGTGGGCATTAGGAAGGCATTAACGTTCGAAAGATGCTTCGTTTCACTGTTTTTGAAGTACGACTCGAACcagtttttatttcttttccgATCTGAAGACGCTTCAATAGTAGGTTAATTCTTTATA
The sequence above is a segment of the Phaseolus vulgaris cultivar G19833 chromosome 2, P. vulgaris v2.0, whole genome shotgun sequence genome. Coding sequences within it:
- the LOC137811559 gene encoding large ribosomal subunit protein uL22y-like; translation: MVKYSREPNNPTKSCKARGADLRVHFKNTRETAFAIRKLPLVKAKRYLEDVLAHKQAIPFRRFCRGVGRTAQAKSRHSNGQGRWPVKSAKFILDLLKNAESNAEVKGLDVDALYISHIQVNQAQKQRRRTYRAHGRINPYMSSPCHIELILSEKEEPVRKEPETNLATSKKSQALRSGASS